AACTCGTTTGCCTGCTCCTGTGCCCTGATACTTCTGGTCTTTCCAAAAACCTCTTCAACATCCTTGATAGGACGATCCATAAAACCTGCATAAAAATGGGATACAGGAAGGGCAAAACCAAGTTCGAGACCCGGCAACAGACCATAGCACACCTCAAATGACGTCCTGATCGCCTCCATATCAACGGTGGCCTCATAGTGCGCGGACTCTTTTGAAGCGAGCGTATTGGTCACAGTTGTGTTAAGCCTTATTGAGCCATGTCCCTTGGGAAGCGTCTCCGCCCTGTCGGGAACTGGTTGGAGGAAAAGAAGTTGGATTGGACACTGATTTACCAGAGGGATGGGGCCGGACTTATCCTGCCATGTTTCCCATGAGGTCCCTGAAAACGCGACTTCAACGTATAACAGGATAAGCACGCTTGTGCTGAGAGCTATTCTATTGAGAAACCGTGCCTTAGCTGACATAGAGTCTAACACTGTCTTTTACACCCCCGGCTGAGGCGATTTGCCTCGATATCCGCCGGCCTGACCAAGCACACGGCTGAAATTGATAGCTAACAATAGGCGCACTGTCAATAACTAATTCCCACTAGCTTTGCATTTGACATCTCTGCCTGACTCGAATAACCTGCCTCGCAATCTGAAAACATGGAAATAAACCGCCAAAAAGGAGGCCTCGCATGACATGGTTTTTGTTTGGCATTGCCATCGTTTGGATCATGTTCGGTACATTGATGCTCTTTGCAACTCAGGTGGTAAAAGAAAACTGTTATAACAAGTTGAAGTCGTGGGACCCAAGGATGTTGAGCCCCATGCCAATTATTGGCGGCGTGCTCCTGTTACTCTCGGCCTCTTCAAGCTCCCAGGTCACATTCATTGTGATTCTTGGTCTCCTTTCTTTACTAAAGGGCATTGTTTTTCTGTTTGCGCCTCGGCAAAAGGTAAGAAGGCTTACAGACTGGTGGCTAGGCGGTTCCAACAGAACTCACAAGGCCTGGGGCGTTTTGGTGATAGCCCTGGGTGTTTCCGTCCTTGCAACGCTGGTAACGGCCATTCATTAGGGGACAGGGAGTTCTCTGGATGGAAAAGCCAAGCCTTGCCGTAAATGTGGGTGGCATCTCCATGAAGAATCCGGTGATGACCGCCTCTGGCACCTTCGGATATGGTCAGGAGTTTGCCCCTTTGTTTGACCTGAGCCGTCTAGGCGCCCTTGTAATCAAAGGTCTTTCTCTCAAGCCTGCCCCGGGCAACCCACCACCTCGAACAGTTGAGACATGCGGCGGCATGCTCAATGCTATAGGCCTTGAAAATGTCGGACTTGCCGCTTTCGCGGAAAACAAACTCCCCTTTCTTCAATCGCTCGACGTTGCTGTCATTTTGAACATATACGGCCACAGCATTGAAGAATATGCTGAAATGTCCGAACGTATCGAACACCTTGATGGAATAGCCGGCATTGAGGTGAATATCTCATGTCCAAACATAAAAGCCGGAGGAGTGGCTTTTGGAACTGATCCAAAGATCGCCTTTCAGGTCACAAAAGCGGTCAGGGAAAAGACTAAGCTTCCGTTGATCGTCAAGCTCTCCCCCAATGTTACCGATATTGCGATCATTGCTCGAAGTGTTGAGGATGCAGGAGCAGATGCTGTTTCTTTGATAAATACCATCACTGCAATGGCCGTAGATGTGAAAACGCGCCGGCCCAAGCTTGCCAACATTACCGGAGGACTCTCCGGGCCCGCCATCAAACCGATTGCTCTGCGAATGGTCTGGAATGCCGCTCGGGCAGTTCGTATCCCGGTTATTGGCGTCGGGGGAATAATAGATGCTTCAGATGCCCTGGAGTTCTTTATAGTGGGGGCCCGTGCCATACAGGTTGGAACTGCAAACTTCGTGAACCCACGAGCCTCTGTCGAGATTGTGGAAGGCCTCGACGCCTACCTTGCGGAAAACAACATTTCTGATATCAGCCAGGTCATTGGAAGTCTGAGGACATAAACGTCTCGGAATTTCTGCAACTTTATTCCAGTATTACAATTGCGGAGCGAAGCGGATCTGAGTTCTTTACGTGGATAGCGCCGTTGCCAGCGCGTTAAGGAAGTACCGGGCATGGCTGATTTCCGCAGCCATGTTGGCCCTGTGATTGGCCAAAACGCCGTCCAGGGAGGCATCTGTCACAAGCCATGGCTCCAGCTCAGAAGCTGTATGGCAGGCATGGATTGCGTGGTGAAGAAGATCATGTCCGTGGCGTGTGTGAATCACATCTGAAAAGTCTTCCATCACTGCGTGCAGGATCTTGGCCATGGCCATTGCAACCCCTTTCGCATAATAGAAGTAGTCGTCTGTCTTGAACCAGCTCACAGGCGAGCCGTCGTCCTCGTGTTGCTTAACCAAGTTGTCATCACAACTCCCTGCCAGGTCTGCAAAGCTGAGAAGGAGCGGGATCAGGCTATCTGCGCGGACGTAGAAGTGAGCTTCTCCTCTTTCAAGCTTCTCGGCATACTTATGCAACTCTTTCAAGCTGTCGTTATACTTATCCTCTGCTGAGGGCAACCAGTAGTCGCTCGGCCTGATCATAAGCCAATTCATGGCATTTTCCAGGTTCTTGTCAATGGCGGCTGATACCCCATGCCGGGAAATCCTTTCCGCCAGATTCACAGCCGTGCGGCGCACGACTTCCAGTACTCCCAGTTGAATATTCTCCACATTGTCGGTAAGCTTGATCAGGTCATTGCAGCGCCATCCCCAGAAACGCTGGTTTAATTCATAGTCCAGGACCTCAATGGTGGCCTCCACAAAGTGAACCCCTTCGGCCTTTGGCTCATGTGGAGCACCGTGTTCAGGCGCAACAGCAGGTGTATCTGAAACACCGTGCTTTGCTGGAGCAGCATGCTCCGGAGCAGCACCGTGTTCGGGGACAGCACCGTGCTCAGTTGCAGGAACATGCTCCTGCAAAGCACCGTGTTCAGGTGTGGGACCGTGTTCACCAGCACCGCCATTATCATGCACTGCCCCATGTTCAACTGAAGAAGGAACGGAATCATGATGAGCACTCACCTCGGCCTCCTCGGCGCCATGAACCGGCTCGCTCTTTCCAGTCTGAGCCACGTGCAACTTATCCGACTGCCCAAAAAAACCCAATAACATCCAAAAACCCCAAAGGGCAATCGCGGCAAAGGCAATTCCTGCAACAACCCGCAAAGACAGGAACTGCCCAAAAGTATTGGTATATCCTTTGTCCTGTGTCATGTTATCCCTCTCGCAATCTTCGGACATCCCCCACACGAAGTGTGACTTTCGTGTCGTCAAAATACTCAATCAGGGGAATCATGTATTTGCGCGACACACCTGTTATCTCTTTGAGCTGGGGTGTAGTGATTTCGCTATTGGCTCGCAAGAAAGCCACCAACTTGTTCTTCAGATCCTCAATTACATCCTTATGAAAGTAAAGACCTTCCTTTACCTTGACAAGCAGCCCTTCTTCAAGCATGTGACCCAGCACATCCTTCACATGGTCGGTATTTCCTCCCATGGAAGCGACAAGTTCCTTGAAATATGGCGGCTGAAGGCCGCCTTTAAGGTAAGCCTCTCGCATCTTGTATCTGATATCCTTCTGATCAGCCTTTAAAGCGATCCTGTGCCCTGAAAGGCGGATTATCTCCTTCTCCTGAACCACCTTGTCTGACTTGCTCAGTTCCTGAATCAGGAGATTGAAACTCCGCAGGCCAAGCGCCCTGGGAAGCCTGGACTTGAGCGCCTCCTTGATCATCCCTGCTTTCAGGGGATGTTCCTTGTGATAGGTCTCAAGAATCTGGATAGTCTTCTCTCGAAGCTCATCAAAAACAGATCCGTGGAGAAAGACGCGGTTTTCCCTGTCCACCTGAAGAACAGCCTTCTGGGAGAGCAGGTGTTGCAATTCCTGTTCAAGCTCCTTTTCGGCAATGTTCGTCATGATAATGAGGTCAGAAAATGCAACGCCCTGAAGGCCGGACTCTTTTATGTGGTATGTTATGATTTCCTTGGAATGAATCTCAGCAAGGCGTCTAAGGCTCGCCATGACCGGCTCTTTGAATCGCTTGTGTTTTCCGGGAACAGGGTTGATTATGCAGCCACCACCTATGGTCCTTATGGGGGAGTAGCTGCGCATGACAAAACGATCATCCCTCACCACCGAGACAGGATCTTCAAGCCGCAACTGTACAACAGCGCTTTGCCCTGCAGCCAACTCTTCTCTATCCAAAAGGATGACGTTGCCTACCATCTCGCTACTGCCAGTATAAAACCGGACCTTCGTGCGGTTTTTAAGAGGTTTCTTGTCAAATCCAAGATACTCCAAGTCTACATCGACCAT
The sequence above is drawn from the Deltaproteobacteria bacterium genome and encodes:
- the selB gene encoding selenocysteine-specific translation elongation factor — encoded protein: MKQIILGTAGHIDHGKTSLIKAVTGIDTDRLKEEKLRGITIELGFAWLDLANGQRVGIVDVPGHEKFVKNMVAGATGIDLVALIIAADEGVMPQTREHLDICKLLGIKHGLVVLTKIDMVDEEWLELVTDDVQSFLRDSFLEDAPIVPVSSLTGKGLPEFMKCLESLCEDVPERSSKSLFRLPVDRVFTMKGFGTVITGSLVSGKIRVGETVTIYPSGIQSKVRGIQVHNQPVDEATAGVRTAINFQGLDRAAINRGDVLALANTLKPSYMVDVDLEYLGFDKKPLKNRTKVRFYTGSSEMVGNVILLDREELAAGQSAVVQLRLEDPVSVVRDDRFVMRSYSPIRTIGGGCIINPVPGKHKRFKEPVMASLRRLAEIHSKEIITYHIKESGLQGVAFSDLIIMTNIAEKELEQELQHLLSQKAVLQVDRENRVFLHGSVFDELREKTIQILETYHKEHPLKAGMIKEALKSRLPRALGLRSFNLLIQELSKSDKVVQEKEIIRLSGHRIALKADQKDIRYKMREAYLKGGLQPPYFKELVASMGGNTDHVKDVLGHMLEEGLLVKVKEGLYFHKDVIEDLKNKLVAFLRANSEITTPQLKEITGVSRKYMIPLIEYFDDTKVTLRVGDVRRLREG
- a CDS encoding DUF2333 family protein, producing the protein MTQDKGYTNTFGQFLSLRVVAGIAFAAIALWGFWMLLGFFGQSDKLHVAQTGKSEPVHGAEEAEVSAHHDSVPSSVEHGAVHDNGGAGEHGPTPEHGALQEHVPATEHGAVPEHGAAPEHAAPAKHGVSDTPAVAPEHGAPHEPKAEGVHFVEATIEVLDYELNQRFWGWRCNDLIKLTDNVENIQLGVLEVVRRTAVNLAERISRHGVSAAIDKNLENAMNWLMIRPSDYWLPSAEDKYNDSLKELHKYAEKLERGEAHFYVRADSLIPLLLSFADLAGSCDDNLVKQHEDDGSPVSWFKTDDYFYYAKGVAMAMAKILHAVMEDFSDVIHTRHGHDLLHHAIHACHTASELEPWLVTDASLDGVLANHRANMAAEISHARYFLNALATALST
- a CDS encoding dihydroorotate dehydrogenase — translated: MEKPSLAVNVGGISMKNPVMTASGTFGYGQEFAPLFDLSRLGALVIKGLSLKPAPGNPPPRTVETCGGMLNAIGLENVGLAAFAENKLPFLQSLDVAVILNIYGHSIEEYAEMSERIEHLDGIAGIEVNISCPNIKAGGVAFGTDPKIAFQVTKAVREKTKLPLIVKLSPNVTDIAIIARSVEDAGADAVSLINTITAMAVDVKTRRPKLANITGGLSGPAIKPIALRMVWNAARAVRIPVIGVGGIIDASDALEFFIVGARAIQVGTANFVNPRASVEIVEGLDAYLAENNISDISQVIGSLRT